TTGCAGATTCTGGGCTTAATGCTCTTGAAGCTTCAACAGGCTCTTGGATAACAAGAGACTCCTTAAATAGTTACAATTATGAAACCGATCAGACTGGTGCTTATTCAGACACAAATGGGCATGGAACCCACGTTGCAGGGATAATTGCGGCACCAAAAAACTCATCAGGCATGCATGGAATTGCATACAATGCGGCCATCTTGGTCTTGAAAATTTCCAACCGTTCAGGCTCTATTATAGCTACAGAAGCTGAAATAGGCG
This genomic stretch from Pseudomonadota bacterium harbors:
- a CDS encoding S8 family serine peptidase is translated as MWSSLVLIGCASGGGSGSSSSSRSLTYASSSAFETSEYNQQTGLGIVKASAMYYNGHYRWYAQNGGTGGNPSDSTAGTGTNIKVAVADSGLNALEASTGSWITRDSLNSYNYETDQTGAYSDTNGHGTHVAGIIAAPKNSSGMHGIAYNAAILVLKISNRSGSIIATEAEIG